Proteins from one bacterium genomic window:
- the dnaG gene encoding DNA primase, which translates to MASRLEEAAEGGLWNSVGGVFGPRAGNDLGGPDGLRRWVLAGGPIPEEIITEVLSRCNIADVVGEYLQLRKVGNGYQALCPFHSDAKPSFYVNESKGFFHCFGCGAGGNVFHFLMRARGMSFPEAVRAVASRVGVRVPERELSQEEKELRRERNLLLDVNREAAGFFRAQLLGSQGVKARAYLEQRGISSQTQELFALGWAPVGWRGLLEHLKPKGEQFVKKAHTLGLLVEGKDGSLYDRFRGRIVFPIQEEDGSVVGFGARALGSEEPKYLNSPESPLFSKGRCLYGLQMARPVIRQRDEAILVEGYMDLLAIYQAGISNAVATLGTSLTREHLMRLRRYSANLICVFDGDEAGERATMRAVDLCLEMGVWGKVLRLPPDEDPDSYVKKKGKEGFLRALEGAVSLMDFLVTKTQARYSGKGIEGKKKALAELIPRLRRLKDPILRDHYIAFVANALGVSELRVEELLREDGGIRAGNTLEPMSSWEKFPTSEKLLVQCLLSDPSLAKGLDQVILKEMQNDQLRELARLIWERVERKGVPGDSSELFSCLESSQAGELLAQLISGLEEVGENPQRVCQDCLKDLRRRSLDRQIKDLAGMISRARQSSDSHKLTELEGRRARLVLEKKRLGLSA; encoded by the coding sequence TTGGCCTCCAGGTTGGAGGAGGCAGCAGAAGGCGGCCTTTGGAATTCTGTGGGTGGGGTCTTTGGTCCCCGGGCAGGCAATGATCTAGGCGGGCCCGACGGGCTCAGGAGGTGGGTTTTGGCAGGAGGGCCCATCCCAGAAGAGATAATCACCGAAGTCTTGAGTCGCTGTAATATAGCGGATGTGGTGGGGGAGTATTTGCAACTCCGCAAGGTGGGCAACGGTTACCAGGCCCTTTGCCCTTTTCACTCGGACGCCAAGCCCTCTTTTTATGTCAATGAGTCCAAGGGGTTTTTCCACTGTTTTGGGTGCGGCGCAGGAGGCAATGTCTTTCACTTTCTCATGAGGGCCAGAGGCATGTCCTTTCCTGAGGCCGTGCGTGCAGTGGCCTCTCGGGTGGGAGTTCGGGTTCCTGAAAGAGAGCTTTCTCAGGAGGAAAAAGAGCTACGCCGGGAGAGAAACCTCTTGCTGGATGTAAACAGGGAGGCAGCAGGTTTTTTCAGGGCCCAACTCTTGGGTTCTCAGGGGGTTAAGGCAAGGGCTTATCTGGAGCAAAGGGGTATTTCGTCTCAGACGCAAGAGCTTTTTGCTCTGGGATGGGCTCCTGTGGGATGGAGGGGACTTCTAGAGCACCTGAAGCCCAAGGGCGAGCAGTTTGTCAAGAAGGCTCATACCCTGGGGCTCTTGGTGGAGGGAAAGGATGGGTCCTTGTACGACAGGTTCAGGGGCAGGATCGTTTTCCCTATTCAGGAAGAAGACGGTTCTGTGGTGGGTTTTGGGGCCAGGGCCTTGGGCTCTGAAGAACCCAAGTACCTCAACAGCCCCGAATCGCCCCTTTTTTCCAAGGGCAGGTGTCTCTATGGACTCCAGATGGCAAGGCCAGTGATCAGGCAGAGGGATGAGGCCATCTTGGTGGAAGGTTACATGGACCTCTTGGCCATTTATCAGGCAGGGATTAGCAATGCTGTTGCCACCCTGGGGACCTCTTTGACCCGTGAACACCTCATGAGACTCAGGCGCTACAGCGCAAATCTGATTTGTGTGTTCGACGGGGATGAGGCCGGGGAAAGGGCCACCATGAGAGCAGTGGATCTTTGCCTGGAGATGGGGGTGTGGGGCAAGGTCTTGAGACTTCCGCCGGATGAGGATCCTGACTCTTATGTCAAGAAGAAGGGGAAGGAGGGTTTTCTGAGGGCCTTGGAGGGGGCTGTGTCCTTGATGGATTTCTTGGTTACAAAAACCCAGGCTCGTTATTCCGGCAAGGGCATAGAAGGCAAGAAAAAGGCCCTGGCAGAGCTTATACCTAGACTCAGGCGATTGAAGGATCCCATCCTGAGGGATCATTACATTGCTTTTGTGGCCAATGCACTGGGGGTTTCAGAGCTCAGAGTGGAAGAGCTTCTGAGAGAAGATGGAGGCATTCGGGCTGGTAACACTTTGGAACCTATGAGTTCTTGGGAAAAATTCCCTACCTCCGAGAAGCTCCTGGTGCAATGTCTGCTCTCTGATCCCTCTTTGGCTAAAGGCCTGGATCAGGTTATTCTAAAAGAGATGCAAAATGATCAACTCAGGGAACTGGCCAGGCTCATATGGGAGAGGGTGGAGCGCAAGGGAGTTCCCGGAGACTCTTCTGAGCTTTTCTCCTGTCTTGAGAGCAGCCAAGCCGGGGAACTCCTGGCACAGCTCATATCAGGACTGGAAGAGGTGGGGGAGAATCCCCAACGGGTATGCCAGGATTGTCTCAAAGATCTTAGAAGAAGATCCCTGGACAGGCAGATAAAGGACCTGGCCGGAATGATAAGCCGAGCAAGGCAATCTAGCGACAGCCACAAGCTCACCGAGCTAGAAGGGCGAAGAGCCAGACTGGTCTTGGAGAAGAAGCGCTTGGGGCTGTCGGCCTGA